CGCAAAGGCGAGCCCCGCCAGAGAGATGATATTCAGGGTTCTGCCCATGGCTTCGAGGGTGATAAAGGCTATCAGCAGCGCCAGGGGTATGGTGATCCCAATCATCAGGGTGGCGCGGATATCCCGTAGAAAGCCATACAAAATCAGCAGTGCCAGCAGCACCCCAATACCCAGGTTGCCTTTAACCAGCAGGATGGCACGTTTAATGTGGACCGACGCATCGAAAGACAGCTCCAGCGTCAGCCCGCGGGGATTGAGTACGTCCCGATTCAGATCTTTGATGGCCTGATTGACCCCATCCAGGGCCTCAACCGTGTTGGCATCGAAGGTGCCTTCCAAGGTGATGTAGTAAGCGGGGTAGCCATTACGTTTGGTGAAACCGCGCTGCTCGGCTGTGGTGACCCGAATGTCAGCCAGTTCATGCAGATACACCGGGCGACCCGCATTGTAGGCCACGATGAGTTGCCCCAGTGTCTCGGGGCGATATTGGCCGGCAAAACGTACCGTGTACTCCCGCCGCCCGACCTTGGCGGTGCCGCCGGAGATGTCTGCCGCGCGGGAAATGGTGCTTCTGAGCTGGTCTAACGTGATACCCAGTGCGGCCGCCCGAAAGGGGTCAAATTCAATGTGCAGCTCCTTGGGTAATTCACTCTGTAGCTGCACGGCGCCGATGCCGGTTATCTGTCTGAGTCTGGGTTCAACCAAATCATCAATGAGTTTTTGGTATTGGGATAAATCGGTTTGCGGATTATCCGGCAGGGTGTAAATCAGCAGGGATGCCAGGTTGGGGGTGCCACCATTGCCGCCGCCCACGTTGATAAAGGGCTCGCCCGCATCCAGCGGCCTGGGGGGCGTTTGATTGAGGGAGTTGATGACGTTAATCATCGCCTCCTGCATATTGGTGCCCACCTCGAAGGTGAGCGTAATGCCACCAAACCCCTGGGAAATGTTGGATGTCATTTCCTGAACTCCGGGCACTTGCCTGAGCACGTTTTCCTGGGGTTCTATGATGTTGGATTCCATTTCCTGGGGCGCCGCGGCGCGCCAGTTATTGAAAACGGAAATCTGGGGCTGCTCTATGTTGGGCAGCAGCTGTATCGGCAACTTGGCAATGGCAAGCAGGCCAAACATCAGGATCAGCATTAGCGCCACTGTGGTGGCGGCCGGGTTTTGTGTGCTGGAATGGGTCAGGTTCATGTTGTGGCGCACTTGGCATAGTTATGCAAAGGAGCTTAGTGGTTATATGTAAACAGAACATGTTTGCTTGGTAAGCAAATGTAACTCGATTATCAGCAATAATGATAAGTGTTACTATTTTAAAATCATTGATTTAGGTAAATTTTATTGATCTTTGCTATTGCCTTGGTGACAATGCCGATTCATGAAAAAGACGTATAAAGGACGCAACAATGCTGGCTGCCACCATGATTGAAAAGCTCAACGAGCAGATTAACCTCGAATTTTTCTCTTCCAATCTGTATTTGCAGATGAGTGCCTGGTGTGAGGATAAAGGGTTTGAAGGGGCCGCCCACTTTATGCGTGCCCATGCCGACGAGGAAATGGGCCATATGCGCCGCCTGTTTACCTATGTCAGCGAAACCGGGGGGGTGCCGCTGATTGGCGCCATTGCCGCACCCAAAGCCGAGTTTACGTCTTTGCTGTCTCTGTTCGAGTACACCTACGAGCATGAGCAAACCATCACCCGTAAAATCAATGAATTGGCCCATGCGGCTTTTTCAACACAGGATTATTCCACCTTCCACTTCCTGCAGTGGTATGTGGCCGAGCAGCATGAAGAAGAAAAGCTGTTCAAAAGCATTGTCGATAAAATTCGCCTGGTTGGCGAAGATGGCAAGGCGCTGTTCTTTATCGATAAAGATTTGGCCATGTTGGCGACCCAAGAGGCCGAAAGCATCATGAAACCCTCGGCGCAGTAATGCTGCTCTGAAACGAAAAAGCGGCCAATGGCCGCTTTTTTTAACTGTTTTGATAGGCAAATCCGTCCGGCTGATTGTGCTGGCGGCGTTCCAGCCACGGCAGCAACTCCTCAAAGGGCAGAGGGCGCGAATACAGGTAGCCCTGACCAAACTGACTGCCCAGCGCTTGCAAGAAGGCCTGTTGATCTTTGGATTCGATGCCTTCTGCCACCAGTTTCATGCCCAATGATTTGCTCATGTTGACAATGGCGCGCACCAGGCTGGCATCCGACTCGCAACCCGGCAGCTGCTCCACAAAGCTTTTATCGATTTTGATGGCAGAAATCGGGAATTTTTTCAGATAACTGAGGGACGAATAGCCGGTACCGAAATCGTCCAGATAGATGGCACAGCCCAGGTCGCGAATATTGTTCAGGGTGTCCAGGCAGTGATGGCTGTTGTCCAGCAGCAGGCTCTCGGTAATTTCCACATGGAGATGGCGGGGCGCAATACCATGACGGGACAGTGCACTTCTGAGCTGCTCGTCCAGACTCTGGCGCTTACAGTGGCATTGGCACGCCGACACGTTGATGGCCATGCTCAAACCAAACCCCATGGCATGGAGACGGGCCAAATCGGCCAGTGCCTTGTCCATCACCCACTGCCCCAGTTCACCCATCAATCCCATGTCTTCCGCCACCGGAATAAAGCGCACCGGTGAGACCAGTCCCTGCTCGGGATCCTGCCAGCGCAGCAGGGCTTCCAGTGACGTGACCTCGCCACTTTCCATATCCACCACGGGTTGGTAGAACAAGCAAAACTCGTCGTTGGCCACGGCCCGGCGCAAGTCATGTTCCATGCCCAGGCGCTCAATCAGCGCCAGGTTCATTTCCTGGGTGAAGTATTTGAAGTGATTACGTCCCTCGTCCTTGGCACCATACATGGCAGTTTCGGCATTACTGAGCAGGGTTTCCACATCCAGCCCGTCCTGGGGATACAGGCCGATTCCCAGGCTGGCCGACACAGACATTGTGCCCTGCTCGACTTTGAAGGGGTCCGCCATGGATTGAAGCAAACGTTTGGCATATTGCTCGACGGCATGTTCCTGCGCCAGACGGGGCAGCACTATCACAAACTCATCGCCACCGAGGCGGGCGATAAAGTCGGTGGAGCCCATAACGGTTTGCAATCGCTTGGCCACGGCTTTGAGCAACAGGTCGCCGCAATCGTGGCCCTGGGTGTCATTGATGTACTTGAATCTATCGAGATCCAGCACCATCACCGCCAGTTTACGCCCGTCGTGTTCGGCCATTTTCAGTTCGTGGCCGAGTCTTTCTGATAACAGTTTGCGGTTTGGCAGGTCTGTGAGGGTATCGAAGTTGGCCTTGTACCAGATATCCTGCTCGTATTGCTTGCGGCGGCTGATGTCCATAAAGAGGCCGATATGATGGACTATCTGCCCTTCATCATCCCGCACCAGAGTAATGGCCAGATATTCGGGGTAGACCTCACCATCTTTACGGCGATTCCAGATTTCGCCTTCCCATTTGCCGGTGCTGCGCAGCGACTCCCACATGGCGTCATAGAGATGCGGCGGATTGCGGTGCGAGCTGAGAATGGAGGGGTTGCGGCCTTTCACTTCTTCAATGCCGTAGCCGGTGATCTGGCTGAAGGCGGGATTGATAAGCTCGATGTGGTTATCGGCATCGGTCACCATGATGCCTTCGGCGGAATATTCAAATACGGCAGCGGCCCTGACCAGGGCCTGGCGGTACTTTTTACGCTCCTTGAGCATCTTGTTCATGGCCTCGGCCATGGCAGCAATCTCGTCACTGCCCTTGGTTTTAATTGTCAGCTCCAGCTTGGGATCGTCGGCCATTTTTTGCATGTCCGAGGCAATGCTTTCGATTTTTCCCATAAAGCTGGCGGTGATTTTACGCCCCAGCAGCAAAGACAGTATCAGGGTAAGCAACGCCGATGCCGCATAAATGCTGATATAGGTTAGCGATATTGTCATCTGGTACTGACTGAGGCTTTGGATATGGGCAGCAATGCTGCGCGCCATGTCCTGCAACATGGCGGTGCGTTCGTTGGCCAGCTCCCACCACAGGCGGGCGTTCACCGGCGGAGCCGGGTATCTCAGGGTATCCAGAGCGTTTCGCAGCCGTGAGTCATCCACCCTTAATTGGGCATCAATGGCTTGCACAGGCATACCGGCGGCTCTGAGCTGGCGGATTTTGGGTATGCCCGTGTGGTACTGCAGCAAGGTATGTTTGATCTCATCGATGGCCCCTCGCTGCTCAGCACTGAGATTGGGCAGCGCCTTGAGTTTGGCCAGCAGCAGGCTCATGTCATCCCATTTTTGGTTAAATTGGCCGGCGTAAACCTCATCGCCCCGCAGCAGGAAATTTTTATAGCTGTGGATTAGCCCACCGTAACCCAGGCTGTCGGACATCTCCCAGGCCAACTGGCTGATGTTACGTTGCTGTGCCACCTGGGCGCGGATGTTTTCCACCTGTTGGCTGGGCAGGGATGATTGCAGCTTTTGCAGCAGCACCCTGTGGTGTTCTTCAAAGGTATCCAACGCCAGGTCTTCACCATGACGCTGTTCTTTTATCAGGGTTTCCAGCAGGTTGAATGAGGATAATTCCAGAGTGTTGGCACTCAGCAGCCGTGTCATCAGGCCCCGTTCCCGCGCCGCCAGTTCCTGAATTCTCAGGACCAGCAAGAGATCGGAGTAAGCCCGCGACTGGGCGGCATCATTGGTCTGGTGCTGCAACTGATTGACCAGCAGCAGGAGTTCATCATTGAAACGATTGAAGAAACCCGGCTCATCCCACCGATGTTGCTGTATGGCCTGACGCACCAGAGGCAGACGATTGGCACTGGTCTTGATATTGCCCATGACCTCGTTGAAGGTCATGGCCTCGTCACCGGCAAGGCCTTGGCTGAATCTTTCGAGTACGTGACTTTGCAGCAAATGGCGATAACTTAAATCGGTTTTGGCTTGCTGCGCCTTGAGATCCATTTCCGTGATGGTGGGTTTATCACTGAGATAATTCATACTCAGGCTGCGCTCATGCTGCAGCGCATACACGAGTTCGGCGGTTTCACCGCTGATTTGAATGGCGAGGGCATTGCGACTGGCTGTTTGAAATTCCTGATGCAGGCCCATGGCGCGAATGATGCCAAAGATAGCCAGGGTAAGAATAGGCAGCACTGCAAACAGGATAAGCTTCTGTCTGAGGCTGTAGTCGTGCAGCGAGGCCATTTGCAAAAGAGCTCCATGGTGAATCGAGATAGTCCCCTACTTCTTCCTTGCCGGGGCTTATAGAGTCGCAAAGAATTAACACAGCCTTTGGCCGAGGGGCACCACTAGTTCATGGATTTCTAATCCACATCACAAAAGCCACGAAAAAACTGTGTGAATCAGAGTAATCATTCGGTTTTTTACCCGCTTGGGGGTGACGAGTTCCCTGGAGTGTGCTCGGTGATGGCACAGATATGCGACCCTGGTCTTTTAAAACAAAAGGCGACCACTGGTCGCCTTTTGTTTTAAGTGCCTGACAGAACAGGCACTTAATGGCCCAATGAGCGTCAGGCGCTTTGGCTCATCAGTGCCTCACGGTATTGCACCAGATCTTCGATGCTGAGCACCGGCATCCGGTGAGTCTGGCCGAATGCGATGATTTCAGGCAGGCGCGCCATGGTGCCATCGGGGTTGGTCAGCTCGCACAAAACGCCAAATGGCTTAAGCCCCGCCAGGCGCATCAGGTCTACAGTGCCTTCGGTATGACCACGGCGTCCGAGTACGCCGGCAGGGTGTGCCCGCAGCGGGTACACATGACCAGGACGGGCAAGATCGCTGGGTTTGGCACCATCGGCAATGGCGGCCTTGATGGTGGTGACCCTGTCAGCGGCAGACACGCCTGTGGTGACCCCTTGCCTGGCTTCGATACTCACGGTAAATGCAGTACCGTATTGGCTGCTGTTTTGCTCCACCATGGGGGGCAATTCAAGCTGGCGCACCCGCTCATCGGTCAGACACAGGCACACAATGCCTGAACACTCGCGGATAAGCATGGCCATCTGCGCATTGGTAAGCGACTCGGCGGCAAAAATCAGGTCGCCTTCGTTTTCACGGTCTTCATCGTCGACCACAAGTACGCCCTGGCCGCGACGCAGTGCATCGAGGGCGGCATCGACCCGGGCGAGCGGATTACCGAACTGCGCCAGCAGTGAAGGGGATGTTTGAATCTGATCCATAATAGTTCCTTAAAGCACATAGGGTTATTGGATCAGGGCATAGCAGGATACACCTGTGCCACACGGCAAGGTGTTAAGGTGCGAAAGCCGGTATTGACCGCGGTCATCAGACCGCAGGCAGGCGCGTTTCAGCCGGGGCTGAGACGGTGTTCTAACCGGATAATCTCGACCATTCTCTCCCATCCGGACTGAGCCTGGCTGACAGGGATGACTCCCGGCACCAAGACAACACCGTCGGCTCCGGAATACCCGTTAACGGGATCACCGGATCTGCTGACCCTGCGCAAAACCATGCTCGCAGGCGCTCGCGGGCTTTGTGACATCCAAAGATGCCCCTTTACCGCCGGTGGGGAATTTCACCCCGCCCTGAGAATGTAACTTCACCCGGTGTTTGCACCGGGCGGGCACATTGTCTGCTACCGGTGCGCCGAATGCAAACCTTGCCCTTGCCTTGATGTGATGGGCCGAGGCACTATGTTCGGCATAATTTTGATGTTCCCCATAATGTGAATAACCGATGGATTTGGGTATGAAACGACAGGCGTTGGTCGCAGGAGTATGTTTAATGGTGTCCGCATGCAGTCACAATATCGATAAACATTCAGGAGCCCTTGCCCGGGAAGATGCGGCGCCTGTGGCCCCTGTCGCAGCCAAGGTGCCCTATGAAATGACGCACCATGGGGTCACCCGGGTGGATGATTACTATTGGCTGCGGGACGATGACCGCGCTGACGCGGATGTGATAGCCCATCTCAATGCCGAAAATGCCTACGCCGAAGCCCGAACGGCACCCTGGAAAGGGTTAAAAGAAAAACTGTTTGCCGAAATGACGGCCCGCATGGTGAAGGACGACAGCTCTGTGCCTTATCTGTGGCATGGCAAATACTATTACCGCAGGGTGGAAGGTGACAAAGAGTACCCCATCATCGCCCGCAAGGTGTCCCTGAACGGCGTGGAAGAAGTGCTGCTGGATGCCAACGAACGCGCCGAAGGGCAGGAGTTTTACTCCCTTGGCAATGTCAGCGTCAGTGAAGATGGCAAGCTTATGGCCTTCGGGGAAGACCTGCTGAGCCGCCGCATTTACAAGCTCTATTTCAAAGATTTGGTCAGCGGCAAGCTGTTGGCCGATGTGCTGGAAAACACCGAAGGCGAGGCCGTGTGGGCCAACGATGGCAAACATGTGTTTTACATCGCCAAAGACCCTCAGACCCTGCTTGGCTATCAGGTGTATCGCCACCGCCTGGGAACACCGCAAAGCGAAGATGTGCTGGTGTATGAAGAGACCGATGACAGCTTTTATATCGGACTTGGCAAGACCCTCGATGGCAGCCGGATTTTACTTTTCCATGAAAGCACCACGACCACCGAAGTGCAGCTTTTGGATGCCAACCAGCCGCTGGGCAAGTTCGCTCCTTTCCTGCCGAGGGAAGAAGGCCATGAATATGCCATCACCAAGCTGGGGGATGAGTATTATGTGCTGACCAACTGGCAGGCCACCAATTTCCGTCTGATGAAAGTCAGCGGCAAGGATACCGCCGATAAATCTCGCTGGCAGGACGTTGTGCCCTATAACGAGCAGGTGCGTATCGAAGATATGCTGCTGCTCAAAGACGCCCTGGTGCTGCAAACCCGGGAAGCGGGCGCTACCCATATACGGGTCTACGACCCGGATGGCAGCCAGGGCCGGGAAATCCATTTCGATGAAGCCGCGTATGTGACCTGGCTTGGCACCAATCGGGACCAGAGTGCGAATACAATACGTTTTGGCTATTCCAGCCTGACTACCCCGGATGCAACTTACGAATACAACATTCATACCGGTGAGCGTAAGTTGCTTAAGCAGCTTCAGGTGCCGGGGTTTGAAGCAGGCGCCTATCAGAGCGAACGTTTGATGCTGCCCGCCCGGGATGGCGTGCTGGTGCCCGTGTCTGTGGTGTATCGCAAAGACAAATTCAAAAAAGATGGCACCAATCCTCTCTACCAGTATGGCTATGGTGCCTATGGCAGCGTGGTCGACCCGGACTTTTCCCTGTCGGCGCTGAGCCTGCTCGACAGAGGCGTGGTTTATGCCATCGCCCACGTACGGGGCGGCGAGATGCTGGGCAGGCCCTGGTATGATGCCGGTCGTATGTTCGACAAGAAAAACTCCTTCACCGACTTTATTGATGTGACCGACGCACTGGTGAGCGCAGGTTACGGCGCCAAAGGCAAGGTTGTGGCCAGTGGTGCCAGTGCCGGAGGCCTGCTTGTGGGCGCCGTGGCCAATATGGCGCCCGACAGGTATCTGGCTATCCACGCCGGTGTACCCTTTGTGGATGTGGTCACCACCATGCTGGATGAGTCGATTCCGCTGACCACCAACGAGTACGACGAGTGGGGCAATCCCAACGAGAAGCCGAGCTTTGACTATATGCTCAGCTACTCACCCTATGACAACGTGACCCGTCAGCCATACCCCCATCTGTTGGTTACCACAGGCCTGCATGACTCCCAGGTTCAGTACTTTGAGCCGGCCAAGTGGGTCGCCAAATTGCGCGAGCTGAAAACCGACAACAATGAACTGCTGCTGGTGACGGATATGGAAGCCGGGCATGGCGGCAAGTCGGGCCGTTATCGCCAGTTTGAGGATATGGCGCTGGAATACGCATTTTTCCTGCACCTGTGGGGCATAGAGTGAGCCCTGTCTGGCAACTCTATATTATCCGCTGCGCCACCGGGGAGCTGTACACCGGCGTGACCACCAACGTGGCACGCCGTTTTGATGAGCATCAGCGCGGCGGTCCCAGGGCCGCCAAATATTTGCGTGGCCGTGGCCCACTGACCCTGGTGTATCAGGAGAATGTGGGCAGCCGTGGCGATGCGCTGCGCCGTGAGCTGGCGGTAAAGAAACTTTCAAAGGCCGCCAAGGAAGCCCTCATAAGCCCAACGGCATCGGGGAACCCGGCGCCGGGAACCTCATCTAATCCGAAAAAGGCGCTTGAGGTTTTTGGGTGAAAATTCTGCTGGTTGAAGACAATGCGGACATTGCCGCATCTCTGGCTGAAGAGTTATCAGATAACGATTGGGACTTTGCTATCAATGGGTTGCAGGGATTCCGATTGGCGCAGACGCATCATTACGATTTGATTTTGCTGGATCTTAATCTGCCCGGCATGGATGGCCTGGTGCTGTGCAGCCGCCTGCGCGAGGCCGGGGTCAATACTCCCATCATCATACTGACGGCCCGGGATACCCGTGAAGACTTGCTTGCGGGGCTTGGCGCCGGCGCCGATGATTATCTGGTTAAGCCCTTCGATTTGGATGAATTGCGTTTACGTATCGGCGCCGTGGTGCGTCGCTGCTCGGGTCAGGGCTTTGCCCAGGCCTTAACCTATAAAGACATCAAGTTGGATTTGCGCAGCCACAAGGCCTTCAGATCCGGTGTGGAGCTGCTGTTGCCCCCGGTATGTTTTGCGCTGCTCACCTGCCTGATGCGACATCCGGGCAAGTTGCTTGGCCGGGAAGAACTGGAGCGCGCGCTCTGGCCAGAGGGACCGCCAGACGACGATATTTTGCGTAAACACATTTACCTGCTCCGGCAAAAGCTCGACAAACCCTTTCCCGAGAAACGCATCCATACCCAGGCCCGCAAAGGATATCGCTTGCTGTGAACGCCAATATTGCGCAGAAAATAAACCGCAGCTTTATGATTGGCGCGGCGGTGCTGCTTGGCTGCTACGCGCTCCTGATTGAATACGGCATCCATGCGTTGGAAAACCATCTCAGTGGCGCCTTTTTGCAGACGGTGGCACCGCAACTGATTGATGCGTATGAACACGGGGCTTTGTCGCCCTCCGATGAGGCGCAAATTCAGTTGTTGCCTTCGCTCCCGGCCGAGCTTGCCGCCCAGTTGCCGTCCGCCGCCCCCGGTCTTTATAACCTGCGCCATCCCAACATTGATGTGGAATTCAACGTGCTGGTGGTTGTCCGGGACTCAGGACCTCTCTATCTGGTGCAGCGCCCCGACTTGTTTGAACTTGAGGGCTGGCAGGATTTTTTACTTGATACTTTGCTCATTGGCGGTGGTGCCAGCCTGCTGCTCTTTTCAAGTCTCTATATCCGCAACACGGCAAGGCGTATCGGTAAGCCCTTCGATTCTCTTGCCCGGCATTTGGAAACCGATTCCCGGGCGCTGGAACCCATCACGCTGAAGGATGACACCCGGGAATATGTGGCCCTGGTGAATGCCCTTAATCAGAGCCATGCCCGGGTAAAAGAGGCACTGGCCCGGGAAAAGAAGTTCACCCATTACGTGAGCCATGAGTTTCGCACACCGTTGACGGTACTTAAGCTGGCCCTGAGCAAAATGGGAGACCGGGAGGCGCCTGCCATGCAGCGGGCGATGCGTGCTGTGTGGGAAATGGAAAATCTTACCGGCGTACTCCTGCTGCTTGCGCGCCGAACGGAGCAGGATGATGGTCAATGCCTGCTTGATGAGGCCTTCCTGGCGCCCTTGCTGGAGCGATTGGCCATCCGCAGGCAGAGCAGCGCCGCGGAGTTCTCCATGCATGTCAGCCCGTGCCAACTGTCGGCACATCCGCTTTTGCTTGCTTGCCTGATTGAAAACCTGCTGGCCAATGCCTTTATCCACAGTGTGGGCGCGCGGGTATATTTGCGTACCGATGCCAGCGGCATTCAGATCGCCAACCTCGGCGGTGAGACCATAGCGCATGGTGAGAGCCACGGTATTGGTCTCATTCTGGTGGAAGATATTTGCAAGCGTTATGGCTGGCACTTTTCCATGGGTATGGCACCCGATGGGGTGGTGGCCCAAGTGGTGTTCAACCAAAGTATGACGCATGTGGACACTTCATTGACATAAGTGGCTATATGCTGCTCCCCAAAAGATTACAATTAAACAACATTGGGGCAGCTGATGAAGCTGGGTAACACGCATATTTCCGGGGCTCAGGTCGTCTTTTTGGTTTTGGGGTCGCTGGCCATTTTTTTCAG
This sequence is a window from Shewanella zhangzhouensis. Protein-coding genes within it:
- the ftnA gene encoding non-heme ferritin; translated protein: MLAATMIEKLNEQINLEFFSSNLYLQMSAWCEDKGFEGAAHFMRAHADEEMGHMRRLFTYVSETGGVPLIGAIAAPKAEFTSLLSLFEYTYEHEQTITRKINELAHAAFSTQDYSTFHFLQWYVAEQHEEEKLFKSIVDKIRLVGEDGKALFFIDKDLAMLATQEAESIMKPSAQ
- a CDS encoding S9 family peptidase, whose protein sequence is MKRQALVAGVCLMVSACSHNIDKHSGALAREDAAPVAPVAAKVPYEMTHHGVTRVDDYYWLRDDDRADADVIAHLNAENAYAEARTAPWKGLKEKLFAEMTARMVKDDSSVPYLWHGKYYYRRVEGDKEYPIIARKVSLNGVEEVLLDANERAEGQEFYSLGNVSVSEDGKLMAFGEDLLSRRIYKLYFKDLVSGKLLADVLENTEGEAVWANDGKHVFYIAKDPQTLLGYQVYRHRLGTPQSEDVLVYEETDDSFYIGLGKTLDGSRILLFHESTTTTEVQLLDANQPLGKFAPFLPREEGHEYAITKLGDEYYVLTNWQATNFRLMKVSGKDTADKSRWQDVVPYNEQVRIEDMLLLKDALVLQTREAGATHIRVYDPDGSQGREIHFDEAAYVTWLGTNRDQSANTIRFGYSSLTTPDATYEYNIHTGERKLLKQLQVPGFEAGAYQSERLMLPARDGVLVPVSVVYRKDKFKKDGTNPLYQYGYGAYGSVVDPDFSLSALSLLDRGVVYAIAHVRGGEMLGRPWYDAGRMFDKKNSFTDFIDVTDALVSAGYGAKGKVVASGASAGGLLVGAVANMAPDRYLAIHAGVPFVDVVTTMLDESIPLTTNEYDEWGNPNEKPSFDYMLSYSPYDNVTRQPYPHLLVTTGLHDSQVQYFEPAKWVAKLRELKTDNNELLLVTDMEAGHGGKSGRYRQFEDMALEYAFFLHLWGIE
- a CDS encoding response regulator transcription factor, which translates into the protein MKILLVEDNADIAASLAEELSDNDWDFAINGLQGFRLAQTHHYDLILLDLNLPGMDGLVLCSRLREAGVNTPIIILTARDTREDLLAGLGAGADDYLVKPFDLDELRLRIGAVVRRCSGQGFAQALTYKDIKLDLRSHKAFRSGVELLLPPVCFALLTCLMRHPGKLLGREELERALWPEGPPDDDILRKHIYLLRQKLDKPFPEKRIHTQARKGYRLL
- a CDS encoding EAL domain-containing protein, whose translation is MASLHDYSLRQKLILFAVLPILTLAIFGIIRAMGLHQEFQTASRNALAIQISGETAELVYALQHERSLSMNYLSDKPTITEMDLKAQQAKTDLSYRHLLQSHVLERFSQGLAGDEAMTFNEVMGNIKTSANRLPLVRQAIQQHRWDEPGFFNRFNDELLLLVNQLQHQTNDAAQSRAYSDLLLVLRIQELAARERGLMTRLLSANTLELSSFNLLETLIKEQRHGEDLALDTFEEHHRVLLQKLQSSLPSQQVENIRAQVAQQRNISQLAWEMSDSLGYGGLIHSYKNFLLRGDEVYAGQFNQKWDDMSLLLAKLKALPNLSAEQRGAIDEIKHTLLQYHTGIPKIRQLRAAGMPVQAIDAQLRVDDSRLRNALDTLRYPAPPVNARLWWELANERTAMLQDMARSIAAHIQSLSQYQMTISLTYISIYAASALLTLILSLLLGRKITASFMGKIESIASDMQKMADDPKLELTIKTKGSDEIAAMAEAMNKMLKERKKYRQALVRAAAVFEYSAEGIMVTDADNHIELINPAFSQITGYGIEEVKGRNPSILSSHRNPPHLYDAMWESLRSTGKWEGEIWNRRKDGEVYPEYLAITLVRDDEGQIVHHIGLFMDISRRKQYEQDIWYKANFDTLTDLPNRKLLSERLGHELKMAEHDGRKLAVMVLDLDRFKYINDTQGHDCGDLLLKAVAKRLQTVMGSTDFIARLGGDEFVIVLPRLAQEHAVEQYAKRLLQSMADPFKVEQGTMSVSASLGIGLYPQDGLDVETLLSNAETAMYGAKDEGRNHFKYFTQEMNLALIERLGMEHDLRRAVANDEFCLFYQPVVDMESGEVTSLEALLRWQDPEQGLVSPVRFIPVAEDMGLMGELGQWVMDKALADLARLHAMGFGLSMAINVSACQCHCKRQSLDEQLRSALSRHGIAPRHLHVEITESLLLDNSHHCLDTLNNIRDLGCAIYLDDFGTGYSSLSYLKKFPISAIKIDKSFVEQLPGCESDASLVRAIVNMSKSLGMKLVAEGIESKDQQAFLQALGSQFGQGYLYSRPLPFEELLPWLERRQHNQPDGFAYQNS
- the ribB gene encoding 3,4-dihydroxy-2-butanone-4-phosphate synthase; protein product: MDQIQTSPSLLAQFGNPLARVDAALDALRRGQGVLVVDDEDRENEGDLIFAAESLTNAQMAMLIRECSGIVCLCLTDERVRQLELPPMVEQNSSQYGTAFTVSIEARQGVTTGVSAADRVTTIKAAIADGAKPSDLARPGHVYPLRAHPAGVLGRRGHTEGTVDLMRLAGLKPFGVLCELTNPDGTMARLPEIIAFGQTHRMPVLSIEDLVQYREALMSQSA
- a CDS encoding histidine kinase dimerization/phospho-acceptor domain-containing protein; protein product: MNANIAQKINRSFMIGAAVLLGCYALLIEYGIHALENHLSGAFLQTVAPQLIDAYEHGALSPSDEAQIQLLPSLPAELAAQLPSAAPGLYNLRHPNIDVEFNVLVVVRDSGPLYLVQRPDLFELEGWQDFLLDTLLIGGGASLLLFSSLYIRNTARRIGKPFDSLARHLETDSRALEPITLKDDTREYVALVNALNQSHARVKEALAREKKFTHYVSHEFRTPLTVLKLALSKMGDREAPAMQRAMRAVWEMENLTGVLLLLARRTEQDDGQCLLDEAFLAPLLERLAIRRQSSAAEFSMHVSPCQLSAHPLLLACLIENLLANAFIHSVGARVYLRTDASGIQIANLGGETIAHGESHGIGLILVEDICKRYGWHFSMGMAPDGVVAQVVFNQSMTHVDTSLT